In Solidesulfovibrio carbinoliphilus subsp. oakridgensis, the sequence TCCGGGAGCATCCGGCGCGCGGGGTGCGGCTTTGCCGGGCCCTGTCCCTGTCCCGGCTGGCCGAGGAGTGCATCCTCATGCACCACGAGAAGCTCGACGGCACGGGCTATCCGCGGGGGCTCGCCGGCGCGGACATCCCGCTCCACGCCCGGGTGGTGTCCCTGGCCGACGTCTACGACGCCCTGACCTCCAGGCGCGTCTACGCCGACGCGGTCCGGCCCTTCGAGGCCCTTCGCATCATGCGCCACGAAATGGCCGGCTCCTTCGACCTGGAGCTTTACAAGCGCTTCGTCATGCTTCTAAGCGGCGCGGCCCTGCTCTAGGCCTTTGCCCTGCGACCGCCCCGGCTGGCTTCGCCCGGGGCCAAGGAGAATCCCATGGCCCCATCCGCGTCACCGGCCGTTGCGGCCGTCCCGCCCGTCCGCCGGCGCTTCCATTTCCTCTTGGCCGCCCTGGTCGGCCAGCTGGTGGTGTCGCCGTTTCTGCGGGGCCCGACCGCCAACATCCTCCAGGACCTCATCTTCCTGGCCATCCTCTTCGCCGCCCTCAAAGGAGTGCGCCAAAGCCGGGTCTTCTCGTTGATCCTCGTCCTGACCGTGCTGTGCGGCCTGGCCCTGGTGGCCAAGTACCTGGCCGGCTGGCCCGGGACCGGGCTTGCCAGCGAGGTCCTCGGCATGGCGGTGATCCTTTTGACCGTGGTCCAGGTCTCGAAGTACCTGGCGGCCCAGCGGCGGGTGGACCTCGATACGGTCCTTGGCGGCCTTTGCGTCTACCTCTTCCTGGGTACCCTGTGGTATTCGCTCTACGGCCTGGTCTACAGCCTGGTGCCGGACGCCTTTGCCTTCACCCTCCACGGGCGGGACCTCGCGCCCCGCGACATCAACGGGTTGCTCTTTTTTTTCAGCTACGTGACGCTTCTGACCACCGGCTACGGCGACATCGTGCCGCTCGCTCCGGTGGCCCAGACCCTGGCCATGCTCGAAGGCATCGCCGGCCAGTTCTACCTGGTCTTTTTCATGGCCCGTCTGGTGGGACTCCATGTCGCGTCCAGGGAGTGAGCCGGCATCGTCCCCCGGGTGCCGGTGCCGCTGATCGTTCTTGGCGGAGCCGGGCTCCCGGGCCGCTCCTGGAAGCGGCCGGTCCGCGGCCCTGTCCGGCCGGCGGCGGGAGCCCGGGCATGGACATTCCCCCGGGGCATGGTAGGACCACGGTGCCGCCTCCCGCGCGGCAAGGGGAAAGCTATGCGATTCGACCTGCACGTCCATACCCGTTTTTCCGCCTGCAGCCGGCTGGCCCTGTCGGCGATCCTCGAAAACGCCCGGAGCCTTGGCCTCGACGGCGTGTGCCTGACCGACCACGACACCATGGACATGGCCCAGAAGGTCCGGGAAGGCGTCCAGGACGACGGGCTATGCGTCCTTATCGGCATGGAATACACCACGCCCGAGGGGGATATCCTGCTCTACGGACCGTTCGAGGACCTCGGCCCCGGCCTTTCGGCCCCGGAGGTCCTCGAAGCGGCCGAGGCCCTTGGCGGCCTGGCCGTGGCCGCCCATCCTTTCCGGGCCCGGCAGCCGGCCTGGCCGGACCTCCTCGACCATCCGCTCCTTCGGGCCGTGGAAGTGGAAAACGGGCGCAACAGCCCGGTGGAAAACGCGGCCGCCAAGGCTTTTGCCGGGC encodes:
- a CDS encoding ion channel: MAPSASPAVAAVPPVRRRFHFLLAALVGQLVVSPFLRGPTANILQDLIFLAILFAALKGVRQSRVFSLILVLTVLCGLALVAKYLAGWPGTGLASEVLGMAVILLTVVQVSKYLAAQRRVDLDTVLGGLCVYLFLGTLWYSLYGLVYSLVPDAFAFTLHGRDLAPRDINGLLFFFSYVTLLTTGYGDIVPLAPVAQTLAMLEGIAGQFYLVFFMARLVGLHVASRE
- a CDS encoding PHP domain-containing protein: MRFDLHVHTRFSACSRLALSAILENARSLGLDGVCLTDHDTMDMAQKVREGVQDDGLCVLIGMEYTTPEGDILLYGPFEDLGPGLSAPEVLEAAEALGGLAVAAHPFRARQPAWPDLLDHPLLRAVEVENGRNSPVENAAAKAFAGRHGKCCLGGSDAHDLSELGRVTVRIETPVCGRAAFVAALRAGRCCLGGSAPGRKWV